A genomic window from Salvia miltiorrhiza cultivar Shanhuang (shh) chromosome 5, IMPLAD_Smil_shh, whole genome shotgun sequence includes:
- the LOC131025120 gene encoding loganic acid O-methyltransferase, producing MAQCYATVNCSRYPRTCLKVASSLLSDTNRRTELNLGSTTKESSLLGLYAMNGGGGQHSYAQNSSYQRGVIDVAKPVIEEGIAAKLDISHLSSTQTTPFRIADFGCSTGNNSFPAIQIITQAIEKKLLTEGGLTTRIPEFHVFFNDQLMNDFNTLFHSLPPQRKFHAAGVPGPFHGRLFPKASLDFAYCSCALNWLSQVPEPVADHMSPAWNKGKVHYTGAKQEVVEAYSYHYARDIKSFLEARAEELVAGGLMALLVPADPAFKSSATSYTTPTEIDLLGSCLLDMAKQGIISEEKVDSFNFPLYFTIPQELKAIIESSSSFTIERMEILNNPGKRTLCSAKARATYLRAVFEGMLTNYFGSEVMDGLFDRYEKKLAASPHFLDPDNEKSIIIFVLLKRKAE from the exons ATGGCTCAATGTTATGCTACTGTGAATTGCTCTCGATACCCGCGGACTTGTTTGAAAGTCGCATCGAGCTTGCTCTCGGATACAAACCGCAGAACAGAGCTCAATCTGGGCAGCACAACTAAGGAAAGCTCATTGTTAGGCCTCTACGCCATGAACGGTGGAGGGGGGCAGCATAGCTATGCACAGAACTCTTCTTACCAG AGAGGAGTAATAGATGTTGCAAAACCAGTAATCGAAGAAGGAATAGCAGCCAAACTTGATATTAGCCACCTCTCATCAACCCAAACCACGCCTTTCCGGATTGCAGATTTTGGCTGTTCAACAGGGAATAACTCATTTCCTGCCATTCAGATAATCACTCAAGCCATTGAGAAAAAGCTACTAACAGAAGGAGGGCTAACTACCCGAATCCCCGAGTTTCACGTGTTCTTTAACGATCAACTAATGAACGATTTCAACACCCTTTTTCATTCACTACCACCCCAAAGAAAATTTCATGCTGCAGGAGTGCCTGGTCCTTTTCATGGCCGCCTTTTCCCGAAGGCATCCCTTGATTTTGCTTACTGCTCTTGTGCCCTTAACTGGCTTTCTCAAGTGCCAGAGCCAGTGGCAGACCATATGTCTCCGGCATGGAACAAAGGCAAGGTTCACTATACAGGAGCCAAACAGGAAGTGGTTGAGGCCTATTCGTATCATTATGCTCGTGATATCAAGTCATTCTTAGAAGCTAGGGCAGAGGAGCTGGTGGCCGGAGGACTGATGGCTCTTCTAGTTCCTGCAGACCCTGCTTTTAAGAGCTCCGCCACATCCTACACTACCCCAACAGAAATTGATCTTCTAGGTTCTTGCCTACTGGACATGGCCAAGCAG GGAATAATTAGCGAAGAAAAGGTAGATTCATTCAACTTTCCGTTGTATTTTACCATCCCACAAGAACTGAAGGCGATAATTGAGAGTAGTAGCAGTTTCACAATCGAAAGGATGGAAATACTTAACAATCCAGGAAAGCGCACCTTGTGCAGTGCCAAAGCACGAGCCACATACCTCAGGGCAGTCTTTGAGGGTATGCTGACAAATTACTTTGGAAGTGAAGTCATGGATGGATTATTTGACCGCTACGAGAAGAAACTTGCAGCTTCACCACATTTCCTGGACCCTGACAATGagaaatcaataataatatttgtaCTCCTCAAGCGCAAAGCTGAATGA